Part of the Cumulibacter manganitolerans genome is shown below.
CTCACCGGGCAGCTGCGCCGGGCGCTGCTCGACCGCGTCGTGACCGAGGACCGCGGCGTCGCCGTACGCCGCAGCCCCTCGAGCCTGATCACGCTGGCCACCACCGGCGTCGCCGGGCTGGAGAGCTACGCGGCCCGGTACCTGCCGCAGCTGGTCATCGCCGCCGTCGTTCCCGCCGGCGTCGTCGCCTATGTCGGCTGGATCGACCTCCCGTCGGCGATCGTCGCCATCGTGACGCTGCCGCTGATCCCGCTGTTCATGGCGCTGATCGGGCTGTACACCCAGCAGCGCACCCGCCGCCAGCTGCGGCGGCTCGAGGTGCTCGCGCACCGGTTCGTCGACGTCGTCACCGGCCTGGCCACCCTGAAGGCCTACGGACGCGGCCGCGCCCAGGGCGAGCTGATCGCGCAGGCCGACCGGCGGCACAAGCAGGCGACCATGCAGACGCTGCGCATCGCGTTCCTGTCCTCGTTCGCCCTCGAGCTGCTGGCCACGCTGTCGGTCGCGCTGGTCGCCGTGACGATCGGGCTGCGGCTGGCCGCGGGCACCGTCGAGCTCGAGCCGGCGCTGACCGTGCTGCTGGTGATCCCGGAGGCCTACCTCGCGCTACGGGCCGTCGGCACGCACTTCCACTCCAGCGTCGACGGGCTCACCGCTGCGGAACGGATCTTCGCGATCCTGGACGAGCCGGTGCCCGCGCGCGGCGACCGCCCGCTGCCGCGCCGCGCCCCCGAGCTGACGCTGCGCGGCGTGCGGGTGGGCTTCGGCGCCGACCGGGACGACGTGGCGCTGCCGGACCTCACCGCGCCCGCGGCCGAGGTGACGCTGCTGCGCGGCCCGTCCGGCGCCGGGAAGACCACCGCGCTGAACGTCCTCGCCGGGCTGCTCGCGCCGTCCGCTGGGGACGTGCGCATCGACGGCGTGGCGCTCTCGGCCGTCGCCGAGGACGAGCTCGCGCGCTCCGTCGCGTACGTCGGCCAGGCACCCCACCTGCTCGCGGGGTCGATCGCCGACAACGTGCGCGCGCTGGCGCCGGGCGCCAGCGACGGGGAGGTCGACCGCGCGCTGTACGCCGCCTGCCTGGACCAGGTGGTCGACGCGCTTCCGGCCGGCGCCGCGACCGTGCTCGGCGACGGTGCGGCGGACTGGTCGCAGGGCCAGCGGCAGCGGTTGGCGATCGCGCGGGCGATCGCCGCCGACGCCCCGGTGCTGCTGCTCGACGAGCCCACGTCCGCCCTCGACGAGGCGACCGAGCGCGAGCTGCTGCATCGAGTCTCCTCGATGCTCGACGGCCGCACGGTCGTCATCGCCAGCCACCGTGAGCAGGTCGCGGCCTACGCCGACCACATCGTCGAGGTGGGCACCGTCGATGCCTAGCCCGGAGGTCCGGCTGCTGCGGATGTCCCGCCCGTCGGGTGCCCGCCTCGCCGCGGTCGTCCTGCTCGCCGCCTGCGCCAGCGGCGCGAGCGTCGCGCTGCTCGGCGTATCCGCCTGGCTGATCGTGCGCGCGTCGTTCCACCCGCCGGTGCTGTGGCTGATGGTGGCCGTGGTCGGCGTCCGGTTCTTCGGCATCAGCCGCGGCGCCTTCCGGTACGCCGAACGGCTGCTGTCGCACGACGTCGCCTTCGACGCGCTCCGCTCGCTGCGGCTCGGCGTGTACCGCCGGCTCGAACGGATCGCCCCCATCGGGCCCGTCTGGCGACGCGGCGACCTGCTGGACCGGCTGATCGCGGACGTTGACGCGCTCGCCGACCTGATCACCCGCGTCGTCCTGCCGCTCGCCTCGATCGCGCTGGTGACCGGCGGCGCGGTGCTGACCGCGTTCCTGATCCTGCCCGCGGCGGGCGCGCTGCTGCTCGCTGCGGCGCTGCTGGCCATGGTCGTCGGGCCGGCGCTCGTCTGGCGCGGCGAGGTCCGGGA
Proteins encoded:
- the cydD gene encoding thiol reductant ABC exporter subunit CydD; the encoded protein is MKPLDPRLLRHAAATRALLGGAVVVGVGTAVATIGYSATLAHLIAAAIRHGTPVAQLTGATALLGLWVAARVLFAWAGELFPRRLAVALTGQLRRALLDRVVTEDRGVAVRRSPSSLITLATTGVAGLESYAARYLPQLVIAAVVPAGVVAYVGWIDLPSAIVAIVTLPLIPLFMALIGLYTQQRTRRQLRRLEVLAHRFVDVVTGLATLKAYGRGRAQGELIAQADRRHKQATMQTLRIAFLSSFALELLATLSVALVAVTIGLRLAAGTVELEPALTVLLVIPEAYLALRAVGTHFHSSVDGLTAAERIFAILDEPVPARGDRPLPRRAPELTLRGVRVGFGADRDDVALPDLTAPAAEVTLLRGPSGAGKTTALNVLAGLLAPSAGDVRIDGVALSAVAEDELARSVAYVGQAPHLLAGSIADNVRALAPGASDGEVDRALYAACLDQVVDALPAGAATVLGDGAADWSQGQRQRLAIARAIAADAPVLLLDEPTSALDEATERELLHRVSSMLDGRTVVIASHREQVAAYADHIVEVGTVDA
- a CDS encoding ABC transporter domain-containing protein is translated as MPSPEVRLLRMSRPSGARLAAVVLLAACASGASVALLGVSAWLIVRASFHPPVLWLMVAVVGVRFFGISRGAFRYAERLLSHDVAFDALRSLRLGVYRRLERIAPIGPVWRRGDLLDRLIADVDALADLITRVVLPLASIALVTGGAVLTAFLILPAAGALLLAAALLAMVVGPALVWRGEVRDASAVREVRARRSALVAESVLAASDPGLRALRGSWVARLAELDDREQRLASRGSSRRCGCPSAP